Proteins found in one Seonamhaeicola sp. S2-3 genomic segment:
- a CDS encoding NAD-dependent deacylase, which yields MKHIVVLTGAGVSAESGVKTFRDHDGLWEGHDVMQVASPQGFLENPELVLDFYNKRRRQLLEVEPNSAHIDLAKLENKYKVSIITQNVDDLHERAGSTNVLHLHGELLKVRSTVDETDIKEWKTDLVLGDLCSKGYQLRPHIVWFGEDVPMINKAIEICETADILIIIGTSMQVYPAAGLIHYVTQDTPIFYIDPKPALSNNQNVTVIPEVATVGIKQVINNFL from the coding sequence ATGAAACATATAGTAGTACTTACAGGAGCGGGTGTGAGTGCCGAAAGTGGTGTTAAAACCTTTAGAGATCATGACGGTTTATGGGAAGGACATGATGTTATGCAGGTTGCATCACCACAAGGATTTTTAGAAAATCCAGAATTGGTTTTAGATTTTTACAATAAAAGACGGCGCCAACTACTTGAAGTTGAACCTAACAGCGCTCATATTGATTTAGCTAAATTAGAAAACAAATATAAAGTATCTATAATCACCCAAAACGTAGATGACTTACATGAACGTGCTGGCAGTACTAACGTATTGCACTTACATGGCGAATTATTAAAGGTTAGAAGTACTGTTGATGAAACCGATATAAAAGAATGGAAAACCGATTTGGTTTTAGGTGATTTATGTAGCAAAGGCTACCAATTACGTCCGCATATAGTTTGGTTTGGAGAAGATGTACCCATGATTAATAAAGCCATTGAAATATGCGAAACAGCAGATATTTTAATAATAATTGGTACCTCAATGCAAGTGTATCCGGCAGCAGGTTTAATACATTATGTAACTCAAGACACCCCTATTTTTTATATAGACCCTAAACCTGCGTTGTCAAATAATCAAAATGTAACGGTTATTCCTGAAGTTGCTACAGTTGGAATAAAGCAAGTTATTAATAATTTCTTATAA